One region of Gossypium raimondii isolate GPD5lz chromosome 6, ASM2569854v1, whole genome shotgun sequence genomic DNA includes:
- the LOC105773615 gene encoding aspartate aminotransferase, chloroplastic, translating into MASTLLSLASATPSASLSFHEINKGKLNLGCINKEKPNPFIKAKSFGRVSMVVASNVSHFEGITMAPPDPILGVSEAFKADDHELKLNLGVGAYRTEELQPYVLDVVKKADKLLLEKGENLEYLPIEGLAAFNKVTAELLFGADNPVIKQQRVATVQGLSGTGSLRLAAALIERYFPGAKVLISSPTWGNHKNIFNDARVPWSEYRYYDPKTVGLDFEGMIADIKAAPEGSFILLHGCAHNPTGIDPTPEQWGVIADVIQEKNHIPFFDIAYQGFASGSLDTDAASVRMFVARGMEVIAAQSYSKNLGLYAERIGAINVVCSSPEAAARVKSQLKRIARPMYSNPPVHGARIVANIVGDSALFKEWNAEMEMMAGRIKNVRHKLFDSLSSKDKSGKDWSFVLKQIGMFSFTGLNKAQCDNMTNKWHVYMTKDGRISLAGLSLAKCEYLADAIIDSYHNVS; encoded by the exons ATGGCTTCCACACTGCTCTCTTTGGCTTCTGCCACTCCCTCTGCTTCACTttcttttcatgaaattaacaag GGAAAATTGAATCTTGGGTGCATCAACAAGGAAAAACCCAATCCTTTCATCAAAGCAAAG TCTTTTGGTCGAGTCTCTATGGTTGTGGCTTCCAATGTGTCTCATTTCGAGGGTATTACAATGGCTCCCCCTGATCCAATTCTTGGGGTGTCTGAAGCTTTCAAAGCAGACGACCATGAGTTGAAACTCAACCTTGGTGTTGGAGCCTATAGAACTGAAGAGCTACAGCCTTATGTGCTTGATGTGGTTAAAAAG GCAGATAAGCTTCTACTCGAGAAAGGGGAAAACCTAGAG TATCTCCCAATTGAAGGCTTGGCTGCTTTCAATAAAGTGACGGCGGAGTTGTTATTTGGAGCGGACAATCCAGTTATAAAGCAACAAAGG GTTGCAACAGTTCAAGGGCTTTCGGGAACCGGTTCACTTCGGCTGGCTGCAGCTCTCATAGAACGATATTTTCCCGGGGCAAAAGTTCTAATATCATCTCCTACATGGG GTAACCACAAGAACATTTTCAACGATGCTAGGGTTCCATGGTCGGAATACCGATATTACGACCCGAAAACAGTTGGTTTGGATTTTGAAGGGATGATAGCGGACATCAAG GCAGCTCCTGAGGGATCTTTTATTCTTCTTCATGGTTGCGCTCACAACCCAACTGGTATCGATCCAACTCCTGAACAGTGGGGAGTAATTGCAGATGTTATCCAAGAGAAGAACCATATTCCATTTTTCGATATTGCATACCAG GGGTTTGCAAGTGGAAGCCTGGACACCGATGCAGCGTCTGTGAGGATGTTCGTGGCCCGTGGTATGGAGGTTATTGCTGCTCAATCATACAGTAAAAATCTCGGCCTATATGCAGAAAGGATTGGAGCAATCAATGTTGTTTGCTCATCACCAGAGGCAGCTGCAAG GGTAAAGAGCCAACTGAAAAGAATAGCTCGACCAATGTACTCGAATCCTCCTGTTCATGGGGCAAGAATTGTCGCCAACATTGTTGGGGATTCAGCTCTCTTCAAGGAATGGAATGCTGAGATGGAAATGATGGCAGGGAGAATCAAGAATGTGAGACATAAATTGTTTGATAGTCTTTCTTCCAAAGATAAAAGTGGGAAGGATTGGTCTTTCGTTCTTAAGCAGATCGGGATGTTTTCGTTCACAGGCTTAAACAAAGCTCAG TGCGATAATATGACAAACAAGTGGCATGTTTATATGACCAAGGATGGAAGGATATCACTTGCAGGATTATCTTTGGCTAAGTGTGAATATCTAGCAGACGCCATCATTGACTCATACCACAATGTGAGTTAA